ATGACTGGAGCGCTTTACTGAAGGTGAGGAGGATCTGCGTCGGCAGGGGCAGGGACTTGCCGAGTTCGGCGAATATCGTCGTGAATTTGGGAAGCACGAACGTGAGGAGCAGGATGATCGATGCGCTGCCGGTGAGGACGAGTATTGTCGGGTAAATCATCGCAGAGAGGACGTGATCCTTCAATTCCTTGGAAGATTCGAGGAAGTCGTTCAGCTTTTCGAGGACCACGTCGAGCACCCCGCCCGCCTCACCGGCCCGTACCATGTTCACATAGATTCTCGGGAAGACCCTGGGATGACGCTGCAGGGCGTCTGAGAACGAGCTGCCTTCGCGTATGGACTTCAGGATCGACTGAATGATCACCTTTGTCTCTCTGTTTTCGTTTATTTCGGCGAGGATATTGAGGCCCCTGTCGAGGGGCAATCCTGCGCCGAGGAGCGCTGACAATTCCGTAGTGAACGTGAGGAGGTCGGCCTTCGAGGAACCGAAGGATATCTTCTTCTTTATCCCCTCCCTGGGAGAGGAGATCTTCAGGGGGATTACCCCTCCATTTCGCAGTCTCTCTATCGCCGCCTTTTCGTCGACGGCATCGATGACTCCTTCAAGGAGCGTTCCCTCCGCCGTTGCGGCCTTATAGGAAAAAATGGCCACTACGCCTCCTGAGTAACCCTGAGGATCTCGCTCAGGGTCGTGATGCCCTCCCGTATCTTGTCTGAGCCATCCTCAAGGAGGGTCCTCATGCCGTTCTTCCTGGCTGTTTCCCTGAGCTGGTTTGCGTCCGCATTCTTCAGGATCAACCTGCGTATTTCATCCTCGACAACGAGGAGTTCAAATATCCCCAACCTTCCGTAATAGCCGGTGAATGCGCAGTGCTCACACCCCTTCCCGAGGTGAAGCGTCTTGTTTCCGCCGAGACCGAGCATGGTGAGTTCTTCGCGGTCAGCTACCGAAGTGTCCGTCTCCTTGCACGACGGGCAGATGACCCTGACGAGCCTCTGCGCGAGAATGCCCCGTATCGTGGACGAGAGGAGAAAGTTTTCGACCCCCATCTCGAGAAGCCTTGTAATCGCGCTGGGGGCGTCATTCGTATGGAGCGTCGAGAAGACGAGATGTCCGGTGAGGGCCGATTCTATCGCTATCTTCGCTGTTTCGAGGTCCCTGATCTCTCCGATCATGATGATGTCCGGGTCCTGCCTCACGATGGACCGGAGGGTATTTGCGAAATTCAACCCGATCTGGGGTTTCACCTGTATCTGGTTGACCCCCTTCAACTGGTATTCCACGGGGTCCTCGACGGTTATGATCTTCTTGTCCGGAGAGTTTATCTTGTCAAGGGCGCCGTAGAGCGTAGTCGTCTTGCCGCTTCCCGTCGGACCGGTAACGAGGATAATGCCGTTGGGTTTGGTAATCAGTTGATCGAAGGAAGCGAGTGTGTTCGGGGGAAACCCGAGCAGATCGAGATCGATGACGATCCCCTCTTTCCGGAGTATCCTCATCACGACGCTTTCTCCGTAGAGAACGGGGATTGTCGATACCCTTAAATCGATCTCGCTTTCCCCGACCTTGAGCCGTATCCTGCCGTCCTGGGGGAGTCGTCTCTCGGCTATGTTGAGTTTCGCCATGATCTTCAACCTCGAGACGATCGCCGCCTGGAGTTTCTTCGGGACCGACTCTATTTCATGGAGCACGCCGTCGACGCGGTACCTGACCTTCAATTCGTCCTCGAAGGGCTCGATGTGAATATCGCTCGCCCTGCCTTCCACGGCCCTCGTTATGAATAGATTGACGAGCTTTATGATCGGGGCTTCGGACGCAAGGTCTTTGAGATGACCCACGTCCTCTTCCTCTTCCCTGATGAATTCGAGCCCCTTTTCGCCCATATCTTCGATTATTCTGTTGATGTTCTGTGACTCCTGTCCATAGAACTTTGAGATATACTCATCGAGGGCCTTGCCGTCTGTTGCATACACCACGATATCGGCAGATGTCGCGACCTTCAGGGCGTCAATGGCAGATCTATCGTCCGGGTTCGCCATGACGATCTTCAGGGTATCGTTCTTGAGTTCAAGGGGGACTACCATATGCTCACGGATAAACCGTGATGATATGCCGTTCAGGACAAAAGGAACCTTCGGCAGTTCCTCCGGTTTCAGGTATTGTTCGTTCTGTATCAAAACAAAAACCTCTCAAAATTAAAGACTATTATTAGTATAGCATAACCATAGGAAGCGCAGCATGAGCGTGCCCGCGCTTCCGCGAGAATCTTGCTTTTCAAGAGCCCATAATCGCATACTATAGCTCGGTGACGGGCACAGAAACATGCTGAACCGATTTCTAGCGGCCAATAGGCACCTCTGCACAAAGCTCACGCAGCACCTGCCGCAGGCGAAGCCAAACATATTTTACCTCTATGAAGAGATTGTTTCGGCGCACCTGAACGCACGACCGAACCAGATTGTTGTTGACATAGGGGGCGGCAATGTCTGCCCCTTTGCGAGCCACAGGGACCCTCAGGGAAATTCCAGAATCATTGCCGTCGACGTTTCCATGGATGCTTTAATAGACAATCTTGACGTTGACGAGAAGATTGTGATCGACACGAGGGAGGAATTACCATTCAGGGACGATGAAGTCGATATGGTGGTATCGAGATCCGTGCTGGAACATCTTGAAAATCCCGACAGGTTTGTGATGCATTCTCATCGCATCTTAAGAAAAAATGGATACTTCATCCATCTCTTTCCTTCAAAATTCGCGCTCTTTGCCCTCATCAACCGGATGCTGCCGAGGACGCTGTCGAAAAAGATGCTCTATCTTCTTTTCCCCGAAAGCAAGGGAATTGGCGGGTTCCCGGCCTTCTATAATAAGTGTTACTATTCTGCGATGAAGTCCCTGC
This DNA window, taken from Thermodesulfovibrionales bacterium, encodes the following:
- a CDS encoding type II secretion system F family protein, with amino-acid sequence MAIFSYKAATAEGTLLEGVIDAVDEKAAIERLRNGGVIPLKISSPREGIKKKISFGSSKADLLTFTTELSALLGAGLPLDRGLNILAEINENRETKVIIQSILKSIREGSSFSDALQRHPRVFPRIYVNMVRAGEAGGVLDVVLEKLNDFLESSKELKDHVLSAMIYPTILVLTGSASIILLLTFVLPKFTTIFAELGKSLPLPTQILLTFSKALQSYWWITALAALTAWMAFRSYIRSDAGRYKWDALKLRLLTDVIKKLETARFCRTLGTLLKSGVPLLQALNNAKDVISNQVIASGINAVSKGAKEGKGIAVPLANAKILPPLALSMIKVGEETGQLDDMLLKVATTYEKSLKTAIKRFVGLLEPAMILGMAMIIGFIVISMLMAIFSITELPF
- the gspE gene encoding type II secretion system ATPase GspE; protein product: MIQNEQYLKPEELPKVPFVLNGISSRFIREHMVVPLELKNDTLKIVMANPDDRSAIDALKVATSADIVVYATDGKALDEYISKFYGQESQNINRIIEDMGEKGLEFIREEEEDVGHLKDLASEAPIIKLVNLFITRAVEGRASDIHIEPFEDELKVRYRVDGVLHEIESVPKKLQAAIVSRLKIMAKLNIAERRLPQDGRIRLKVGESEIDLRVSTIPVLYGESVVMRILRKEGIVIDLDLLGFPPNTLASFDQLITKPNGIILVTGPTGSGKTTTLYGALDKINSPDKKIITVEDPVEYQLKGVNQIQVKPQIGLNFANTLRSIVRQDPDIIMIGEIRDLETAKIAIESALTGHLVFSTLHTNDAPSAITRLLEMGVENFLLSSTIRGILAQRLVRVICPSCKETDTSVADREELTMLGLGGNKTLHLGKGCEHCAFTGYYGRLGIFELLVVEDEIRRLILKNADANQLRETARKNGMRTLLEDGSDKIREGITTLSEILRVTQEA
- a CDS encoding class I SAM-dependent methyltransferase gives rise to the protein MLNRFLAANRHLCTKLTQHLPQAKPNIFYLYEEIVSAHLNARPNQIVVDIGGGNVCPFASHRDPQGNSRIIAVDVSMDALIDNLDVDEKIVIDTREELPFRDDEVDMVVSRSVLEHLENPDRFVMHSHRILRKNGYFIHLFPSKFALFALINRMLPRTLSKKMLYLLFPESKGIGGFPAFYNKCYYSAMKSLLEKNGFELIDVHVSYFQSGYFGFFVPLFVLSSLYEIMLRFLRIKNLSAYLIVVAKKK